In Hevea brasiliensis isolate MT/VB/25A 57/8 chromosome 13, ASM3005281v1, whole genome shotgun sequence, a single genomic region encodes these proteins:
- the LOC110659692 gene encoding dual specificity protein phosphatase PHS1 isoform X4, translating to MSKEQKESSVSIINTTLQAQDKEEERELDLGSDEPDTPLPLTVTSRVLYMLGDITVGSAHRFAQWLELVRKRSGKYRASGFPRRPHGLDTMPSGARELLVDSKSDPPPEQAQETSLWERLGKAAVLDIESSSFSWDMLSSLHHTEHSSSTEQSEDEMNKALEVTVNSGGVVFFALFNQHGNNDASSKEAAAVIKFSSSRMATQSERLGYEFAKWLGVQTPQARVIHNCSTEWLQIKEAAEKARVTANSEGDEVGEVTCSELLEALDLSRCLLLMSYIHGSPLLESSTALDSRENAEKTAAALGRVLMLDLVIRNEDRLPCRQLRWRGNATNLLLADKMISANMNALEDVFDSAINRYRPSVIRALQKERRATSVDSRLNSNEPGIASQGCDLSDVKESPKSSNKSLRSQTSEESLFSELQKFHIVAIDSGVPRRPPAGKRANDQTNYPKLVELLLNSSDYSSNLLYEITGGKLGTSLEDTNTTDIRGTEITSVVQEFRSGFRAALRDLQGFHIFLLTLNQKLDSLLRAFMNITNKTAGDFDREDMVVPESPLHVGVHCPSPPTPSKDRFLNDNHPDFSDSELQKTAPRSSSSGNKESSDSRSPISREIWHGKFSRGSAEPIHSLRLTTKLRDIHKFAKVDIESNKELEQWNEMLRNDVIKLCQENNFNTGYFEGSDNNCVVDAYELKVRLEHILDRISLISDAANTEKPSSITNSLFIGGALAARSIYTLQHVGITHIVCLCANEIGQSDSQYPDLFEYRNYSICDNEDANISSIFEEVSNFIDHVESIGGKVLVHCFEGKSRSATLVLAYLMLRKNFTLLEAWNAVRRVHRRAQPNDGFARILLDLDRKLHGKVSMEWQQRKPTMKVCPICGKNAGLSSSSLKLHLQKSHKKLSSGSVDSAMSMEIHKVLDALKMTRGGSVSPTQSTSVMD from the exons ATGTCGAAAGAGCAAAAGGAAAGCTCTGTATCAATCATCAACACCACCCTACAGGCCCAG GACAAAGAGGAGGAGAGGGAACTGGACCTAGGATCCGACGAGCCTGACACGCCTTTACCTCTCACCGTTACTTCCCGG GTGTTGTATATGTTGGGAGATATAACGGTGGGTTCTGCACATCGGTTTGCTCAATGGCTGGAGTTGGTTCGTAAGAGAAGCGGGAAATATCGTGCCTCGGGGTTCCCCCGCCGCCCTCACGGGCTTGACACCATGCCCTCTGG TGCACGAGAATTGCTTGTTGATTCAAAAAGTGATCCTCCTCCTGAACAAGCTCAAGAGACCAGTTTATGGGAAAGGCTTGGTAAAGCTGCTGTGTTGGACATTGAGTCTAGCTCATTTTCCTGGGACATGCTTTCTTCACTTCACCACACTGAGCATAGTAGTAGCACCGAACAATCTGAGGATGAAATGAATAAAGCACTTGAG GTAACTGTAAATTCTGGGGGAGTTGTTTTCTTTGCATTATTCAACCAGCATGGAAACAATGATGCTTCTTCTAAGGAAGCAGCAGCTGTCATAAAATTTTCATCTTCAAGGATGGCCACACAATCTGAACGCCTTGGCTATGAATTTGCGAAGTGGCTAGGAGTCCAAACTCCACAG GCTAGAGTCATTCATAATTGCAGCACAGAGTGGCTCCAGATTAAGGAAGCTGCAGAAAAAGCAAGAGTTACAGCAAATTCGGAAGGAGATGAAGTTGGCGAAGTTACATGTTCAGAACTTCTGGAAGCTCTTGATCTTAGCCGATGTCTTCTTCTGATGAG TTATATTCATGGATCTCCTTTATTGGAAAGCTCAACTGCACTTGATTCACGTGAAAATGCGGAAAAAACTGCAGCTGCTCTCGGTCGGGTCTTGATGTTGGACCTTGTCATCAGAAATGAAGATCGATTGCCTTGCCGACAGCTCAGATGGCGTGGGAATGCCACAAATTTATTGTTGGCTGATAAAATGATCTCTGCAAACATGAATGCATTGGAGGATGTTTTCGATTCTGCTATCAACCGGTACAGACCAAGTGTGATTAGGGCTCTTCAGAAAGAAAGAAGGGCAACTTCAGTGGATAGTAGATTGAACTCTAATGAGCCAGGAATTGCATCACAGGGCTGTGATCTTTCTGATGTCAAAGAATCTCCAAAATCTAGTAACAAGAGCCTAAGAAGTCAAACATCAGAGGAGTCATTATTCTCTGAACTCCAAAAGTTTCACATTGTAGCCATTGACTCTGGTGTTCCTCGCCGGCCTCCTGCTGGGAAACGTGCAAATGACCAGACAAATTATCCTAAACTGGTTGAGTTACTTCTTAACAGTTCTGATTACTCCTCTAATTTGTTATATGAAATAACAGGAGGGAAATTAGGAACTTCTTTAGAAGACACCAACACAACTGATATACGAGGAACAGAAATTACTTCAGTTGTTCAGGAATTTCGTAGTGGATTTCGGGCTGCGCTTAGGGATCTTCAAGGTTTCCATATATTCCTTCTAACACTTAACCAAAAACTGGATAGTTTGTTACGAGCATTTATGAATATTACAAATAAAACTGCTGGGGACTTTGACAGAGAAGATATGGTTGTTCCCGAGTCACCTTTGCATGTAGGAGTTCATTGTCCTTCTCCACCAACACCAAGTAAGGACCGGTTCCTTAATGATAATCATCCAGATTTTAGTGATTCAGAACTACAGAAAACAGCACCAAGATCATCATCTTCAGGAAATAAAGAAAGCTCAGACTCTCGTTCTCCCATCTCCAGAGAAATTTGGCATGGGAAGTTCTCCAGGGGAAGCGCAGAGCCCATTCATAGCCTCCGTTTGACAACAAAGCTTCGTGACATCCATAAGTTTGCCAAG GTTGATATTGAATCAAATAAAGAACTGGAGCAATGGAATGAAATGCTGAGAAATGATGTCATCAAACTGTGTCAGGAGAACAATTTCAATACAGGATATTTTGAGGGCAGTGATAATAACTGTGTTGTTGATGCTTATGAGTTGAAG GTCAGACTAGAGCACATCCTTGATAGAATATCATTGATCTCTGATGCTGCAAATACAGAGAAACCATCATCAATCACAAATAGCTTGTTCATTGGTGGGGCCCTAGCTGCTAGATCCATTTATACTTTACAACATGTAGGAATCACTCACATAGTGTGTTTGTGTGCCAATGAAATTGGGCAGTCAGATTCTCAGTACCCTGATCTATTTGAGTACAGAAATTACTCT ATATGTGACAACGAAGATGCAAATATCAGCAGTATATTTGAAGAAGTTTCCAATTTTATTGATCATGTTGAATCAATAGGCGGGAAGGTTCTAGTTCATTGCTTTGAAGGGAAGAGTAGAAGTGCCACATTAGTTCTTGCTTACTTAATGCTTAGGAA GAACTTCACTTTATTAGAAGCATGGAATGCCGTCAGACGAGTTCATCGCCGAGCTCAGCCTAATGATGGGTTTGCAAGAATTTTATTGGATCTTGACCGGAAATTGCATGGGAAGGTGTCAATGGAGTGGCAACAGCGGAAGCCAACAATGAAAGTTTGTCCCATCTGTGGGAAGAATGCTGGCCTAAGCAGCAGCTCACTCAAGCTTCATTTGCAAAAATCGCATAAGAAGCTATCATCAGGAAGTGTGGATAGTGCTATGAGTATGGAGATACACAAAGTTCTGGATGCTCTAAAAATGACTAGAGGTGGAAGTGTCAGCCCAACACAGTCTACTTCAGTTATGGACTAG
- the LOC110659692 gene encoding dual specificity protein phosphatase PHS1 isoform X2, protein MSKEQKESSVSIINTTLQAQDFWGLINIPRSDFVASMYTWEFQDKEEERELDLGSDEPDTPLPLTVTSRVLYMLGDITVGSAHRFAQWLELVRKRSGKYRASGFPRRPHGLDTMPSGARELLVDSKSDPPPEQAQETSLWERLGKAAVLDIESSSFSWDMLSSLHHTEHSSSTEQSEDEMNKALEVTVNSGGVVFFALFNQHGNNDASSKEAAAVIKFSSSRMATQSERLGYEFAKWLGVQTPQARVIHNCSTEWLQIKEAAEKARVTANSEGDEVGEVTCSELLEALDLSRCLLLMSYIHGSPLLESSTALDSRENAEKTAAALGRVLMLDLVIRNEDRLPCRQLRWRGNATNLLLADKMISANMNALEDVFDSAINRYRPSVIRALQKERRATSVDSRLNSNEPGIASQGCDLSDVKESPKSSNKSLRSQTSEESLFSELQKFHIVAIDSGVPRRPPAGKRANDQTNYPKLVELLLNSSDYSSNLLYEITGGKLGTSLEDTNTTDIRGTEITSVVQEFRSGFRAALRDLQGFHIFLLTLNQKLDSLLRAFMNITNKTAGDFDREDMVVPESPLHVGVHCPSPPTPSKDRFLNDNHPDFSDSELQKTAPRSSSSGNKESSDSRSPISREIWHGKFSRGSAEPIHSLRLTTKLRDIHKFAKVDIESNKELEQWNEMLRNDVIKLCQENNFNTGYFEGSDNNCVVDAYELKVRLEHILDRISLISDAANTEKPSSITNSLFIGGALAARSIYTLQHVGITHIVCLCANEIGQSDSQYPDLFEYRNYSICDNEDANISSIFEEVSNFIDHVESIGGKVLVHCFEGKSRSATLVLAYLMLRKNFTLLEAWNAVRRVHRRAQPNDGFARILLDLDRKLHGKVSMEWQQRKPTMKVCPICGKNAGLSSSSLKLHLQKSHKKLSSGSVDSAMSMEIHKVLDALKMTRGGSVSPTQSTSVMD, encoded by the exons ATGTCGAAAGAGCAAAAGGAAAGCTCTGTATCAATCATCAACACCACCCTACAGGCCCAG GATTTTTGGGGATTGATTAACATCCCAAGATCGGATTTTGTGGCTTCTATGTATACGTGGGAATTTCAGGACAAAGAGGAGGAGAGGGAACTGGACCTAGGATCCGACGAGCCTGACACGCCTTTACCTCTCACCGTTACTTCCCGG GTGTTGTATATGTTGGGAGATATAACGGTGGGTTCTGCACATCGGTTTGCTCAATGGCTGGAGTTGGTTCGTAAGAGAAGCGGGAAATATCGTGCCTCGGGGTTCCCCCGCCGCCCTCACGGGCTTGACACCATGCCCTCTGG TGCACGAGAATTGCTTGTTGATTCAAAAAGTGATCCTCCTCCTGAACAAGCTCAAGAGACCAGTTTATGGGAAAGGCTTGGTAAAGCTGCTGTGTTGGACATTGAGTCTAGCTCATTTTCCTGGGACATGCTTTCTTCACTTCACCACACTGAGCATAGTAGTAGCACCGAACAATCTGAGGATGAAATGAATAAAGCACTTGAG GTAACTGTAAATTCTGGGGGAGTTGTTTTCTTTGCATTATTCAACCAGCATGGAAACAATGATGCTTCTTCTAAGGAAGCAGCAGCTGTCATAAAATTTTCATCTTCAAGGATGGCCACACAATCTGAACGCCTTGGCTATGAATTTGCGAAGTGGCTAGGAGTCCAAACTCCACAG GCTAGAGTCATTCATAATTGCAGCACAGAGTGGCTCCAGATTAAGGAAGCTGCAGAAAAAGCAAGAGTTACAGCAAATTCGGAAGGAGATGAAGTTGGCGAAGTTACATGTTCAGAACTTCTGGAAGCTCTTGATCTTAGCCGATGTCTTCTTCTGATGAG TTATATTCATGGATCTCCTTTATTGGAAAGCTCAACTGCACTTGATTCACGTGAAAATGCGGAAAAAACTGCAGCTGCTCTCGGTCGGGTCTTGATGTTGGACCTTGTCATCAGAAATGAAGATCGATTGCCTTGCCGACAGCTCAGATGGCGTGGGAATGCCACAAATTTATTGTTGGCTGATAAAATGATCTCTGCAAACATGAATGCATTGGAGGATGTTTTCGATTCTGCTATCAACCGGTACAGACCAAGTGTGATTAGGGCTCTTCAGAAAGAAAGAAGGGCAACTTCAGTGGATAGTAGATTGAACTCTAATGAGCCAGGAATTGCATCACAGGGCTGTGATCTTTCTGATGTCAAAGAATCTCCAAAATCTAGTAACAAGAGCCTAAGAAGTCAAACATCAGAGGAGTCATTATTCTCTGAACTCCAAAAGTTTCACATTGTAGCCATTGACTCTGGTGTTCCTCGCCGGCCTCCTGCTGGGAAACGTGCAAATGACCAGACAAATTATCCTAAACTGGTTGAGTTACTTCTTAACAGTTCTGATTACTCCTCTAATTTGTTATATGAAATAACAGGAGGGAAATTAGGAACTTCTTTAGAAGACACCAACACAACTGATATACGAGGAACAGAAATTACTTCAGTTGTTCAGGAATTTCGTAGTGGATTTCGGGCTGCGCTTAGGGATCTTCAAGGTTTCCATATATTCCTTCTAACACTTAACCAAAAACTGGATAGTTTGTTACGAGCATTTATGAATATTACAAATAAAACTGCTGGGGACTTTGACAGAGAAGATATGGTTGTTCCCGAGTCACCTTTGCATGTAGGAGTTCATTGTCCTTCTCCACCAACACCAAGTAAGGACCGGTTCCTTAATGATAATCATCCAGATTTTAGTGATTCAGAACTACAGAAAACAGCACCAAGATCATCATCTTCAGGAAATAAAGAAAGCTCAGACTCTCGTTCTCCCATCTCCAGAGAAATTTGGCATGGGAAGTTCTCCAGGGGAAGCGCAGAGCCCATTCATAGCCTCCGTTTGACAACAAAGCTTCGTGACATCCATAAGTTTGCCAAG GTTGATATTGAATCAAATAAAGAACTGGAGCAATGGAATGAAATGCTGAGAAATGATGTCATCAAACTGTGTCAGGAGAACAATTTCAATACAGGATATTTTGAGGGCAGTGATAATAACTGTGTTGTTGATGCTTATGAGTTGAAG GTCAGACTAGAGCACATCCTTGATAGAATATCATTGATCTCTGATGCTGCAAATACAGAGAAACCATCATCAATCACAAATAGCTTGTTCATTGGTGGGGCCCTAGCTGCTAGATCCATTTATACTTTACAACATGTAGGAATCACTCACATAGTGTGTTTGTGTGCCAATGAAATTGGGCAGTCAGATTCTCAGTACCCTGATCTATTTGAGTACAGAAATTACTCT ATATGTGACAACGAAGATGCAAATATCAGCAGTATATTTGAAGAAGTTTCCAATTTTATTGATCATGTTGAATCAATAGGCGGGAAGGTTCTAGTTCATTGCTTTGAAGGGAAGAGTAGAAGTGCCACATTAGTTCTTGCTTACTTAATGCTTAGGAA GAACTTCACTTTATTAGAAGCATGGAATGCCGTCAGACGAGTTCATCGCCGAGCTCAGCCTAATGATGGGTTTGCAAGAATTTTATTGGATCTTGACCGGAAATTGCATGGGAAGGTGTCAATGGAGTGGCAACAGCGGAAGCCAACAATGAAAGTTTGTCCCATCTGTGGGAAGAATGCTGGCCTAAGCAGCAGCTCACTCAAGCTTCATTTGCAAAAATCGCATAAGAAGCTATCATCAGGAAGTGTGGATAGTGCTATGAGTATGGAGATACACAAAGTTCTGGATGCTCTAAAAATGACTAGAGGTGGAAGTGTCAGCCCAACACAGTCTACTTCAGTTATGGACTAG
- the LOC110659692 gene encoding dual specificity protein phosphatase PHS1 isoform X3, protein MSKEQKESSVSIINTTLQAQDKEEERELDLGSDEPDTPLPLTVTSRVLYMLGDITVGSAHRFAQWLELVRKRSGKYRASGFPRRPHGLDTMPSGSSILLSYHYSLPARELLVDSKSDPPPEQAQETSLWERLGKAAVLDIESSSFSWDMLSSLHHTEHSSSTEQSEDEMNKALEVTVNSGGVVFFALFNQHGNNDASSKEAAAVIKFSSSRMATQSERLGYEFAKWLGVQTPQARVIHNCSTEWLQIKEAAEKARVTANSEGDEVGEVTCSELLEALDLSRCLLLMSYIHGSPLLESSTALDSRENAEKTAAALGRVLMLDLVIRNEDRLPCRQLRWRGNATNLLLADKMISANMNALEDVFDSAINRYRPSVIRALQKERRATSVDSRLNSNEPGIASQGCDLSDVKESPKSSNKSLRSQTSEESLFSELQKFHIVAIDSGVPRRPPAGKRANDQTNYPKLVELLLNSSDYSSNLLYEITGGKLGTSLEDTNTTDIRGTEITSVVQEFRSGFRAALRDLQGFHIFLLTLNQKLDSLLRAFMNITNKTAGDFDREDMVVPESPLHVGVHCPSPPTPSKDRFLNDNHPDFSDSELQKTAPRSSSSGNKESSDSRSPISREIWHGKFSRGSAEPIHSLRLTTKLRDIHKFAKVDIESNKELEQWNEMLRNDVIKLCQENNFNTGYFEGSDNNCVVDAYELKVRLEHILDRISLISDAANTEKPSSITNSLFIGGALAARSIYTLQHVGITHIVCLCANEIGQSDSQYPDLFEYRNYSICDNEDANISSIFEEVSNFIDHVESIGGKVLVHCFEGKSRSATLVLAYLMLRKNFTLLEAWNAVRRVHRRAQPNDGFARILLDLDRKLHGKVSMEWQQRKPTMKVCPICGKNAGLSSSSLKLHLQKSHKKLSSGSVDSAMSMEIHKVLDALKMTRGGSVSPTQSTSVMD, encoded by the exons ATGTCGAAAGAGCAAAAGGAAAGCTCTGTATCAATCATCAACACCACCCTACAGGCCCAG GACAAAGAGGAGGAGAGGGAACTGGACCTAGGATCCGACGAGCCTGACACGCCTTTACCTCTCACCGTTACTTCCCGG GTGTTGTATATGTTGGGAGATATAACGGTGGGTTCTGCACATCGGTTTGCTCAATGGCTGGAGTTGGTTCGTAAGAGAAGCGGGAAATATCGTGCCTCGGGGTTCCCCCGCCGCCCTCACGGGCTTGACACCATGCCCTCTGGGTCTTCCATCTTGCTCTCTTATCATTACTCATTGCC TGCACGAGAATTGCTTGTTGATTCAAAAAGTGATCCTCCTCCTGAACAAGCTCAAGAGACCAGTTTATGGGAAAGGCTTGGTAAAGCTGCTGTGTTGGACATTGAGTCTAGCTCATTTTCCTGGGACATGCTTTCTTCACTTCACCACACTGAGCATAGTAGTAGCACCGAACAATCTGAGGATGAAATGAATAAAGCACTTGAG GTAACTGTAAATTCTGGGGGAGTTGTTTTCTTTGCATTATTCAACCAGCATGGAAACAATGATGCTTCTTCTAAGGAAGCAGCAGCTGTCATAAAATTTTCATCTTCAAGGATGGCCACACAATCTGAACGCCTTGGCTATGAATTTGCGAAGTGGCTAGGAGTCCAAACTCCACAG GCTAGAGTCATTCATAATTGCAGCACAGAGTGGCTCCAGATTAAGGAAGCTGCAGAAAAAGCAAGAGTTACAGCAAATTCGGAAGGAGATGAAGTTGGCGAAGTTACATGTTCAGAACTTCTGGAAGCTCTTGATCTTAGCCGATGTCTTCTTCTGATGAG TTATATTCATGGATCTCCTTTATTGGAAAGCTCAACTGCACTTGATTCACGTGAAAATGCGGAAAAAACTGCAGCTGCTCTCGGTCGGGTCTTGATGTTGGACCTTGTCATCAGAAATGAAGATCGATTGCCTTGCCGACAGCTCAGATGGCGTGGGAATGCCACAAATTTATTGTTGGCTGATAAAATGATCTCTGCAAACATGAATGCATTGGAGGATGTTTTCGATTCTGCTATCAACCGGTACAGACCAAGTGTGATTAGGGCTCTTCAGAAAGAAAGAAGGGCAACTTCAGTGGATAGTAGATTGAACTCTAATGAGCCAGGAATTGCATCACAGGGCTGTGATCTTTCTGATGTCAAAGAATCTCCAAAATCTAGTAACAAGAGCCTAAGAAGTCAAACATCAGAGGAGTCATTATTCTCTGAACTCCAAAAGTTTCACATTGTAGCCATTGACTCTGGTGTTCCTCGCCGGCCTCCTGCTGGGAAACGTGCAAATGACCAGACAAATTATCCTAAACTGGTTGAGTTACTTCTTAACAGTTCTGATTACTCCTCTAATTTGTTATATGAAATAACAGGAGGGAAATTAGGAACTTCTTTAGAAGACACCAACACAACTGATATACGAGGAACAGAAATTACTTCAGTTGTTCAGGAATTTCGTAGTGGATTTCGGGCTGCGCTTAGGGATCTTCAAGGTTTCCATATATTCCTTCTAACACTTAACCAAAAACTGGATAGTTTGTTACGAGCATTTATGAATATTACAAATAAAACTGCTGGGGACTTTGACAGAGAAGATATGGTTGTTCCCGAGTCACCTTTGCATGTAGGAGTTCATTGTCCTTCTCCACCAACACCAAGTAAGGACCGGTTCCTTAATGATAATCATCCAGATTTTAGTGATTCAGAACTACAGAAAACAGCACCAAGATCATCATCTTCAGGAAATAAAGAAAGCTCAGACTCTCGTTCTCCCATCTCCAGAGAAATTTGGCATGGGAAGTTCTCCAGGGGAAGCGCAGAGCCCATTCATAGCCTCCGTTTGACAACAAAGCTTCGTGACATCCATAAGTTTGCCAAG GTTGATATTGAATCAAATAAAGAACTGGAGCAATGGAATGAAATGCTGAGAAATGATGTCATCAAACTGTGTCAGGAGAACAATTTCAATACAGGATATTTTGAGGGCAGTGATAATAACTGTGTTGTTGATGCTTATGAGTTGAAG GTCAGACTAGAGCACATCCTTGATAGAATATCATTGATCTCTGATGCTGCAAATACAGAGAAACCATCATCAATCACAAATAGCTTGTTCATTGGTGGGGCCCTAGCTGCTAGATCCATTTATACTTTACAACATGTAGGAATCACTCACATAGTGTGTTTGTGTGCCAATGAAATTGGGCAGTCAGATTCTCAGTACCCTGATCTATTTGAGTACAGAAATTACTCT ATATGTGACAACGAAGATGCAAATATCAGCAGTATATTTGAAGAAGTTTCCAATTTTATTGATCATGTTGAATCAATAGGCGGGAAGGTTCTAGTTCATTGCTTTGAAGGGAAGAGTAGAAGTGCCACATTAGTTCTTGCTTACTTAATGCTTAGGAA GAACTTCACTTTATTAGAAGCATGGAATGCCGTCAGACGAGTTCATCGCCGAGCTCAGCCTAATGATGGGTTTGCAAGAATTTTATTGGATCTTGACCGGAAATTGCATGGGAAGGTGTCAATGGAGTGGCAACAGCGGAAGCCAACAATGAAAGTTTGTCCCATCTGTGGGAAGAATGCTGGCCTAAGCAGCAGCTCACTCAAGCTTCATTTGCAAAAATCGCATAAGAAGCTATCATCAGGAAGTGTGGATAGTGCTATGAGTATGGAGATACACAAAGTTCTGGATGCTCTAAAAATGACTAGAGGTGGAAGTGTCAGCCCAACACAGTCTACTTCAGTTATGGACTAG